In Sphaerospermopsis torques-reginae ITEP-024, the genomic window CCACATCCGCTTGACCACGCACTACAGCTTCTAAAGCTTTACTGTAATTACCGCCGTAGGCAATTTGACCAAAGAACCGTTCCATACGGTCTTTATCAGGTACAAAACCATTTTTCACCAACTCAGTAACAGGGAACATAAACCCAGAACCGGAGGTAGGAGATGTAAAGGCCATTCTTTTACCCCGCAGTTGTTCCAGAGTGGCTTTAGCAGTATTTCTGGTTTGCAGAGGGCTATTTTTGGGAACAACAAATATGGAGTTGTAAGTATATCTACCGGAATAATTTTCACGAACCTCAGCCAAGTGCAAGCGAGCATTGGCTAATTTTTCAGCCTTCAAAGCTGGACGACTACTCAAGAAAGCCACATCAGCGCGGTTTGCTCGCAAAGCTTCCACCGCAGCTGTATCATCAGCTAACTGCGCTTTGACAGTCATTCCCAATTCTTTAGACAAAAATTTAGCTACCTTGTCCGCCTGATCTTGCAAGTTAGGTGCATCCTTACGAGTAGGAAAAACTATTGTTAAGGTTTTGGGATTTCTTTGAGCAAGTAAGCGTGGTGCTTGTTGGTTGAGATTCGGGTTAGCTACTCCTACTTGCATTCCCCCCAAGGTGCTGAAAACTAAACCTGTGAGGGCTGCAAATGCCCCACTAGCAGCTAATAATCCCTTTTTAGTCACACTCACTTTATTGCTATTCATTAGTAAGTTTTCTCAGTATTTTTGCAAATAACTTTCAACTAATTCGGTAAATCAATTTAAAACTTTTAGGAATAAAAGTCAATAAGCTAGATGAAAATTATTTCCAATATTTATTTGCAAAATTTACTAAATTAAGTTTTATCGTAATTGTGTGTAAATCATTGTGTTTAATATTGTTTAAATAAATGTCATTAAATTACGACAAGTTATAAAATATGGAATATTTATGGAATATTTAACGACTCCAGGCACGGATAACACAGAAAATTTATTGGTAAAACTGAATAAATCTGTGATGATGAAACAATTAAATTAAAAGTTGTAAGGTGGGTTACGTTCCTAACCCACCATTAATATTTAACCCTCTGCAATATTTTGATTATTTAACCAAATAACCAAATCATTAACACTGGTAAAATCCAACAAAGCTAAACCTAAATTTTCCAAATCTTCCATAGATAACTTATTGATTTTTACCTGTAATTCTTGATTAATTCCACCTAGACGACGTTCTAACTGACGCATTACCAGATTTAATTCTGATTCATAACGCACATCTTGATAATATCTGGTGTTTTTTAAATCACTCATAGTAAACATTCTTGCTATCTCCTGGGGACTAAGAAGGGGTAATTTATAGGAAACAATAGTCTGAATTAAATCTAGCAAATTTCTTTGCTGACGGGGATCAGGTAAATCTGATTTTGCTTGTGATAATAAAGTTCTCGCTAAAGCTGGAACTGCTTTTTCTTTTTCCACCACTAACTTCATGATACCTAATCCCAAGGATGTTTGTACATCTACCCATTCATCCAAATAGAAACGAGTTACCAAAGGACTTTCTAATAAATAGCGATAGGGTTCTATCTCTGTGGGTTCTATACTACGTTTAGCAAATAAAACCACAGCTTGCCAGGGTGTAGTAGAAGCATAGAGATGTAAATAAAGAAAGATTTCCGAAAAAAAGCGAGAATAAAAATCCTCATCTCTTTGAAATTGCACCTCTACAAAATAAATCGTTCTTTTTGGTTTATTATCTTTGGGTACAAATACACCATCAATTCTAAATGCTGTTTGTTTGAGTTCTACTGAGGCAAAATCATAAGCATTTGCTTCACTAGGAGGTAAATCATATTTTGAAATTAACTTGAATTAGTGATATAATGACATACGGGAATTATTGACAACCAAAATATGTTAAAATACCTAACAATTACAGAAGCACAAGAGCAACTTTTAAATTTACCAGATGATTTACAAGAAGAACCAATAATCATCACTAAACATGGTCAACCGGTAATGGCGGCTATTAGTTTTGAACAATATGAATCTTTGCTAGAAACATTAGCAATTTTATCTGATCAAGAATTTAGTCAGCAATTACAAGAAAGTATAGCTCAAGCAGACAGGGGAGAAACTATTAGTTGGAATGATGCAAAACTCAAACTCGGACTTTGATAAATGTCTTTGCTCGAAACTCAAAAAAATATAAACTCCCCCTCCATCAAAAAACGAAGGGGGATAAAAACCTAAGCAGTGAAATACTTAGCTACAGAATGATAAGCAATAATTGCCGTCGTAGACTGTTCAGGATATAACTGTTCACTTTCATCCATGTACATCTTAATCCTGTCAGTACCCAACAACTCCAACTGCTTAAACTGATCCTGAATATTCGGACAAGCAGGATAGCCAAAACTATACCGAGAACCTTGATAACGCTGCGCCAAAATATCCCGAATATTATCCGGTTCAGCATCACCAAAACCCAATTCCCTGCGGATTCTCGCGTGAGTCCATTCCGCCAAAGCTTCCGCAACCTGCACCGCCATACCATGAAAATACAGATAATCAGTGTATTGATTATCAGCAAATAACTTTTGTGCAAACTCCGTAGCCACTTCCCCCACAGTCACCGCTTGCATCGGGAAAACATC contains:
- a CDS encoding phosphate/phosphite/phosphonate ABC transporter substrate-binding protein, coding for MSVTKKGLLAASGAFAALTGLVFSTLGGMQVGVANPNLNQQAPRLLAQRNPKTLTIVFPTRKDAPNLQDQADKVAKFLSKELGMTVKAQLADDTAAVEALRANRADVAFLSSRPALKAEKLANARLHLAEVRENYSGRYTYNSIFVVPKNSPLQTRNTAKATLEQLRGKRMAFTSPTSGSGFMFPVTELVKNGFVPDKDRMERFFGQIAYGGNYSKALEAVVRGQADVAVVSEYAMYPPYISNEDRAKLRILYKISGVPAHGVVFDDDVRANVREKIINALLKLNRPENNEMLRSLYNSTELVRVDHNRHLKPVREALKTLGMEP
- a CDS encoding Rpn family recombination-promoting nuclease/putative transposase gives rise to the protein MSKYDLPPSEANAYDFASVELKQTAFRIDGVFVPKDNKPKRTIYFVEVQFQRDEDFYSRFFSEIFLYLHLYASTTPWQAVVLFAKRSIEPTEIEPYRYLLESPLVTRFYLDEWVDVQTSLGLGIMKLVVEKEKAVPALARTLLSQAKSDLPDPRQQRNLLDLIQTIVSYKLPLLSPQEIARMFTMSDLKNTRYYQDVRYESELNLVMRQLERRLGGINQELQVKINKLSMEDLENLGLALLDFTSVNDLVIWLNNQNIAEG
- a CDS encoding type II toxin-antitoxin system Phd/YefM family antitoxin → MLKYLTITEAQEQLLNLPDDLQEEPIIITKHGQPVMAAISFEQYESLLETLAILSDQEFSQQLQESIAQADRGETISWNDAKLKLGL